A region from the Natronorubrum halophilum genome encodes:
- a CDS encoding disk-shape morphogenesis protein volactin, with protein sequence MGYGLDIGPGALRAAAGTSDEVTIESVPPVVTATDEETLESADGERSAGLVDDRTGDGLFVEHGGKRYAVGPTASAVSDAADGDPVSLFSSGVLTVEGYTEPALEALIDDVLERVEPADGRLCYTTPGTLVDAAEPTDAHRETVESVLVDRGVESTPISRGFAVVYDQFVADNYTGLGICLGIQTTSVALSYYGVPALAFSLAKGSEWVVERAATETGRERTQVATVLEEFALDPDAATGGIESALAQAYDALIGEITEAIETEADENDVQQGMAIPIAVAGSGAVDGLEFLLGGRFDAVALPFSVREVRLADDPAASAARGALAAAEDDVDAYEDVTWSASDADDSTGDGGGPPSSAIEIGGADEQTALTFDDDALGGGGDAAHARADDAIEQLFDRLANRDEEIQSVRTDLESAVEELEYIEAQTADAQRVADLEETTADERTALENRLGDLASDLEGVTDRTNALDDRLERVQTALGELEAETASAADLEALTETVSRLDDGFEGINEDVERIETRITGLAGRLEEQATRIGSVSNRADKRAEQADDERDRLADEISTVESELKHEVGTVEGELEDEIDALETTIADEIGVVEDELETADDRLDEIEERIEAETDSFDERVADLGGQIETTTADIEAIEADLASTDDRVETLDDDLTDVRNSASARSDALENRLESIGETIDELESMTADDERVSAVEDDLAALETELGSLDGAMSALSETVAGVEERAASAESVDEITVHLETVESDIDDLEETVHAFEEMLEDRLDETAEGLETRFEETTSDLERRLDEAAAAIDDRLTELEGTTERLEAGSADDETVVALSDSLADTRDAVESVTADLGDLRTEFAAETDALETRFDDVDGRSADIESRLDEVSEAVGAVETDVERVTETVASLERDVETIPDDLERRLEDAVDRIDDLADDTTDLARDADDLGDRTGRLDERTSDHTSRLEEQAARLEEYDARFESLTTDIDDLATTLEGVPDESAVDSIRTRLTAVDERLTALESRMGATRSSRDDDLEEIRSELAVLRERTPDAARDGGSDGLTALSPIVAGGGGAGVVTGGALALTGAGLVGAAAVVVGLVLLGVAVAVDR encoded by the coding sequence ATGGGATACGGCCTCGATATCGGACCGGGAGCACTCCGGGCGGCCGCCGGCACGTCGGACGAGGTGACGATCGAGTCGGTACCGCCGGTCGTGACTGCGACCGACGAGGAAACACTCGAGTCGGCCGACGGCGAGCGGAGTGCAGGGCTGGTAGACGACCGAACGGGCGACGGACTGTTCGTCGAACATGGCGGGAAGAGGTACGCCGTCGGACCGACCGCGAGCGCCGTTTCCGACGCCGCAGACGGCGATCCGGTATCGCTGTTCTCGAGCGGTGTCCTCACCGTCGAGGGATACACCGAACCGGCGCTCGAGGCGTTGATCGACGACGTCCTCGAGCGCGTCGAACCGGCGGACGGACGACTCTGTTATACGACGCCGGGGACGCTGGTCGACGCGGCGGAGCCGACCGACGCCCACCGCGAGACCGTCGAGTCGGTCCTCGTCGACCGCGGGGTCGAATCGACGCCGATTAGCAGAGGGTTCGCCGTCGTTTACGACCAGTTCGTTGCGGACAACTACACCGGACTCGGCATCTGCCTCGGAATCCAGACGACGAGCGTCGCGCTCTCCTACTACGGCGTGCCCGCGCTGGCCTTCTCGCTCGCGAAGGGCAGCGAGTGGGTGGTCGAGCGGGCCGCAACCGAAACCGGCCGCGAGCGGACGCAGGTCGCGACCGTCCTCGAGGAGTTCGCGCTCGATCCCGACGCGGCGACGGGCGGGATCGAGAGCGCGCTCGCGCAGGCGTACGACGCGCTAATCGGCGAGATCACCGAGGCGATCGAAACCGAAGCCGACGAGAACGACGTCCAGCAGGGGATGGCGATCCCCATCGCAGTCGCCGGATCGGGCGCGGTCGACGGCCTCGAGTTCCTTCTCGGCGGTCGATTCGACGCGGTAGCGCTCCCGTTCTCGGTCCGCGAGGTTCGGCTCGCGGACGATCCCGCTGCGAGCGCTGCCAGGGGGGCGCTCGCAGCGGCCGAGGACGACGTCGACGCCTACGAGGACGTCACGTGGTCGGCATCCGACGCGGATGACAGTACCGGCGACGGTGGTGGCCCACCCTCGTCCGCGATCGAGATCGGCGGTGCGGACGAACAGACGGCGCTAACCTTCGACGACGACGCGCTCGGCGGCGGCGGCGACGCGGCGCACGCCCGAGCGGACGACGCCATCGAACAGCTATTCGATCGACTCGCCAACCGTGACGAGGAGATCCAATCGGTTCGGACCGACCTCGAGTCGGCCGTCGAGGAACTGGAGTACATCGAGGCCCAAACCGCCGATGCCCAGCGGGTTGCAGATCTCGAGGAGACGACGGCGGACGAGCGAACGGCGCTCGAGAACCGACTCGGCGACCTCGCGTCCGATCTCGAGGGCGTGACCGATCGCACGAACGCGTTGGACGATCGCCTCGAGAGGGTCCAAACGGCGCTCGGTGAACTCGAGGCGGAAACCGCGTCAGCAGCCGACCTCGAAGCCCTCACGGAGACCGTCTCGCGGCTCGACGACGGGTTCGAGGGGATCAACGAGGACGTCGAACGGATCGAGACCCGGATCACGGGACTCGCCGGTCGACTCGAGGAACAGGCGACCCGGATCGGTTCCGTCTCGAATCGCGCCGATAAGCGCGCCGAGCAGGCCGACGACGAACGCGATCGGCTCGCGGACGAAATCAGCACCGTCGAGAGCGAACTGAAGCACGAAGTCGGTACCGTCGAGGGTGAACTGGAGGACGAGATCGACGCTCTCGAGACGACGATCGCGGACGAAATCGGCGTCGTCGAGGACGAACTCGAGACGGCCGATGATCGACTCGACGAGATCGAGGAACGGATCGAGGCCGAGACAGACAGTTTCGACGAGCGGGTCGCCGACCTCGGCGGGCAAATCGAGACGACTACCGCAGATATCGAGGCGATCGAAGCGGACCTCGCCTCGACGGACGACCGCGTCGAGACCCTGGACGACGATCTGACCGACGTCCGTAACTCCGCGAGCGCCCGTTCCGACGCGCTCGAGAACCGACTCGAGAGCATCGGCGAAACGATCGACGAACTCGAGTCGATGACGGCCGACGACGAGCGAGTTTCGGCCGTCGAGGACGATCTTGCGGCCCTCGAGACGGAACTCGGTTCGCTCGACGGCGCGATGTCGGCCCTCTCGGAGACGGTGGCCGGGGTCGAAGAGCGGGCGGCGTCCGCGGAATCGGTCGACGAGATTACGGTCCACCTCGAGACGGTCGAAAGCGATATCGACGATCTCGAGGAGACAGTACACGCGTTCGAAGAGATGCTCGAGGATCGACTTGACGAGACGGCGGAGGGCCTCGAAACGCGCTTCGAGGAAACGACAAGCGACCTCGAGAGACGACTCGACGAGGCCGCTGCGGCGATCGACGACAGACTAACCGAACTCGAGGGGACGACCGAGCGCCTCGAAGCGGGGAGCGCCGACGACGAGACCGTTGTGGCGCTATCCGACTCGCTCGCGGACACCCGCGACGCGGTCGAATCGGTGACGGCGGACCTCGGTGATCTTCGAACGGAGTTCGCGGCGGAGACCGACGCGCTCGAAACGCGCTTCGATGACGTCGATGGCCGTTCGGCCGATATCGAGTCCCGGCTCGACGAGGTGAGCGAAGCCGTCGGAGCGGTCGAAACCGACGTCGAACGGGTCACCGAGACGGTCGCGTCGCTCGAGCGCGACGTCGAGACGATTCCGGACGACCTCGAGCGCCGTCTCGAGGACGCGGTTGATCGCATCGATGATCTCGCGGACGACACTACCGACCTCGCCCGCGACGCTGACGACCTCGGCGACCGTACCGGTCGGCTCGACGAGCGGACGAGCGATCACACCTCTCGCCTCGAAGAACAGGCCGCCCGTCTCGAGGAGTACGACGCTCGTTTCGAGTCACTCACGACCGATATCGACGATCTCGCGACGACGCTCGAGGGAGTCCCCGACGAATCCGCCGTCGATTCGATCAGAACCCGACTCACAGCGGTCGACGAACGGTTGACTGCCCTCGAGTCACGGATGGGAGCCACGCGGTCGAGTCGGGATGACGACCTCGAGGAGATCCGGTCGGAGCTCGCGGTTCTCCGGGAACGAACGCCCGACGCTGCCCGGGACGGCGGGAGCGACGGGCTGACGGCCCTTTCCCCGATCGTTGCTGGCGGTGGCGGGGCCGGCGTCGTGACGGGTGGCGCGCTCGCGCTCACCGGTGCCGGACTGGTGGGTGCCGCCGCGGTCGTGGTCGGCCTCGTTCTGCTCGGCGTCGCGGTTGCGGTCGATCGCTAA
- a CDS encoding rubrerythrin-like domain-containing protein — MALAEPLEYECVACGRRETVSDALVSTCRRCGGEMRNVELIRE; from the coding sequence ATGGCACTCGCTGAGCCGCTCGAGTACGAGTGCGTCGCGTGTGGTCGTCGAGAGACGGTCTCGGACGCGCTCGTGAGCACCTGTCGGCGATGCGGGGGCGAGATGCGAAACGTCGAGTTGATCCGGGAGTAG
- a CDS encoding SHOCT domain-containing protein, translating into MGSESGGRSYSLTEIFAIKFVLADVLIIAALVLAGPLYAVAITALFVVSTFLIWHLTQRTEGSGDGEAASTGETVDQAATAHDAVTKLQERYAAGELSDAEFEAKLERLIESNEQADAAGIDTAELELERSE; encoded by the coding sequence ATGGGCAGTGAGAGCGGTGGGAGGAGCTACTCCCTCACGGAGATCTTCGCGATCAAGTTCGTCCTCGCCGATGTGCTGATCATCGCCGCATTAGTGTTAGCCGGGCCGCTGTACGCGGTCGCGATCACCGCGCTGTTCGTGGTGAGTACGTTTCTCATCTGGCACCTCACGCAGCGTACCGAGGGGAGTGGCGACGGCGAAGCGGCCAGCACCGGGGAAACGGTCGATCAGGCGGCTACCGCGCACGATGCCGTCACGAAACTGCAAGAGCGCTACGCGGCCGGCGAACTCTCCGACGCCGAGTTCGAAGCGAAACTCGAGCGGCTGATCGAATCCAACGAGCAAGCCGACGCCGCGGGAATCGACACGGCGGAACTCGAACTCGAGCGCTCGGAGTGA
- a CDS encoding HAD-IIA family hydrolase — protein sequence MTDYEAAILDVDGTIVRGEALLPNVTDGLSTLEDAGIARLLFSNNPTRGSDHYGEQLEPHGIDVDPETVLTSATVSAAYLATTHPDERVYLVGSERLEAILEDASVELTDDPDSADVVLGSFDETFSYGTLWESLRALEDGVPFYGTDPDTTIPIDDGRIPGSGAILAAMEAVADREPDAILGKPSAVAAAAAMNRLESDPERTLVVGDRLNTDIALGKRAGMTTALVLTGITDRDDIDGAEVQPDYVLESLADIETIL from the coding sequence ATGACCGACTACGAGGCGGCGATCCTCGACGTGGACGGCACCATCGTTCGAGGCGAAGCGTTGCTCCCGAACGTGACCGACGGGCTCTCGACGCTCGAGGACGCCGGCATCGCTCGACTCCTGTTCTCGAACAATCCGACGCGCGGCAGCGATCACTACGGCGAGCAACTCGAACCGCACGGGATCGACGTCGATCCCGAGACCGTGCTCACCTCGGCGACGGTTTCGGCGGCGTATCTCGCGACGACCCACCCCGACGAGCGGGTGTACCTCGTCGGGAGCGAGCGACTCGAGGCGATCCTCGAAGACGCGAGCGTCGAGTTGACGGACGATCCCGACAGCGCTGATGTGGTTCTCGGCTCGTTCGACGAGACCTTCTCCTACGGCACGCTCTGGGAGTCACTGCGAGCGCTCGAGGACGGAGTTCCGTTCTACGGGACCGACCCCGACACGACGATTCCGATCGACGACGGGCGGATCCCCGGCTCCGGAGCGATCCTCGCCGCGATGGAGGCCGTCGCCGACCGCGAGCCGGACGCGATCCTCGGCAAACCCTCTGCGGTCGCCGCGGCGGCGGCGATGAACCGCCTCGAGAGCGATCCCGAACGAACGCTCGTCGTCGGCGACCGCCTCAACACCGACATCGCGCTGGGGAAACGGGCCGGCATGACGACCGCGCTCGTGCTCACCGGCATCACGGATCGGGACGATATCGACGGTGCGGAGGTTCAACCTGACTACGTCCTCGAGTCGCTCGCTGATATCGAGACGATCCTGTAG
- a CDS encoding S66 family peptidase, with translation MTEFVTPPALEPGDRVAVVAPSSNPAPEFPHVYDLGLERLRSVFDLEPVEYPTAQKGSEYLADHPEERARDVMNAFADPDIRGVISVIGGNDQIRILEHLDPDVLRENPTRFYGYSDNTQLALFLWNLGIVSYYGPTVMVELGMDGSLFDHTIDDTSRAFFEESFGRLEPAAEFTDEPGEWADPTSLEKPRETEPNPGWTWAGGDDVVEGRVWGGCLESLDQRLLTDRFLPDEDDLEGAILAIETSEELPAPTWVAGVLRALGERRLLERFDGVLVGRPAARSHLEDTPPEQRERYRERQREAISSVFNGYNPEAPIVFDVDFGHTWPTTPIPIGSRVTIDPGSETIRFE, from the coding sequence ATGACCGAGTTCGTCACCCCGCCCGCGCTCGAGCCCGGTGACCGGGTCGCCGTCGTCGCTCCGTCATCGAACCCCGCGCCGGAGTTCCCACACGTGTACGACCTCGGACTGGAACGCCTCCGGTCGGTGTTCGATCTCGAACCGGTCGAGTACCCGACCGCGCAGAAGGGGAGCGAGTACCTCGCCGACCACCCCGAGGAACGCGCACGGGACGTGATGAACGCGTTCGCCGACCCCGATATCCGCGGCGTCATCAGCGTTATCGGCGGCAACGATCAGATTCGGATCCTCGAGCACCTCGATCCCGACGTGCTTCGGGAGAACCCGACCCGGTTCTACGGCTACAGCGACAACACGCAACTCGCGCTCTTCCTGTGGAACCTCGGGATCGTCTCCTACTACGGGCCGACCGTGATGGTCGAACTCGGGATGGACGGGTCGCTCTTCGACCACACGATCGACGACACCAGTCGCGCGTTCTTCGAGGAGTCGTTCGGCCGCCTCGAGCCGGCCGCCGAGTTCACCGACGAGCCCGGCGAGTGGGCCGATCCCACGTCGCTCGAGAAGCCACGCGAGACCGAACCGAACCCGGGCTGGACGTGGGCCGGCGGTGACGACGTCGTCGAGGGACGCGTCTGGGGCGGCTGTCTCGAGAGCCTCGACCAGCGTCTGCTTACGGATCGATTCCTGCCCGACGAAGACGACCTCGAGGGGGCGATCCTCGCGATCGAGACGTCGGAAGAGCTGCCGGCCCCCACCTGGGTCGCGGGTGTACTTCGAGCGCTGGGGGAACGGCGACTCCTCGAGCGCTTCGACGGCGTCCTGGTCGGCCGGCCGGCGGCGCGGTCGCACCTGGAAGACACCCCACCGGAGCAGCGCGAACGGTATCGAGAACGACAGCGCGAGGCGATATCGAGCGTCTTCAACGGATACAATCCAGAGGCACCGATCGTCTTCGACGTCGACTTCGGACACACGTGGCCGACGACGCCGATTCCGATCGGAAGCCGCGTCACAATCGACCCCGGAAGCGAGACGATCCGATTCGAGTGA
- a CDS encoding acyl-CoA thioesterase, with amino-acid sequence MTDLMETLIENREMVQPNHANMLESAHGGNVMKWMDEVGAMSAMRFSGQTCVTARVDQMNFERPIPVGDTAYITAYVYDSGTSSVRVRLVTEREDLRTREREKTTESYFVYVAIDEDNSPTTVPELTVSSKEGEQLRARALEGENGNC; translated from the coding sequence ATGACTGATCTCATGGAAACGCTGATCGAGAACCGCGAGATGGTCCAGCCGAACCACGCAAACATGCTCGAGAGCGCCCACGGCGGAAACGTCATGAAGTGGATGGACGAGGTCGGTGCGATGTCCGCGATGCGGTTTTCCGGGCAAACCTGCGTCACCGCCCGCGTCGACCAGATGAACTTCGAACGACCGATTCCGGTCGGCGACACGGCCTACATTACGGCCTACGTGTACGATTCGGGCACCTCGAGCGTCCGGGTTCGATTGGTCACCGAACGCGAGGACCTGCGGACGCGAGAGCGCGAGAAGACAACCGAATCGTACTTCGTCTACGTCGCGATCGACGAGGACAACAGCCCGACGACGGTTCCCGAGTTGACCGTCAGCAGCAAGGAGGGCGAGCAGCTTCGAGCGCGTGCGCTCGAGGGAGAGAACGGAAACTGCTGA
- a CDS encoding TraB/GumN family protein, whose protein sequence is MSDAGDADVPEPPKPPTDGAGSVHVLGTAHVSHASVDDVHETIDREDPDIVAVELDEGRYNQMQGGTPEDIEAEDLLSGNTVFQFLAYWMLSYVQSRLGDRFDIEPGADMRAAIEAAERNGSGVALVDRDIQVTIQRFWQRLSFTEKLKMVGGLALGVTDPRTIGLAFGAVAGIFAGLLFAAFLAPLLGLGDLLSLGISDPTTFQYVGAGMGGAIGGALIGLLLLPSLESAGESADGLLSGFSLRILAGLVLGVAACLALVATETFVGPLSADTFESAGVYAIRGTVGILAGLGIGVALGAVFGLLLETANGDVEDIDEIDIEQMTDGDVVAAMMEEFRRFSPRGANALIDERDSYIAHNLHELREQGYDVVAVVGAGHKAGIERHLANPAGIPSLESLSGAASTRRFSPVKIIGYLIMIGFVGFFFLLVMAGVQDTFLLQLFAAWFLFNGFFAFTLARLAGARWTSAGVGGAVAWLTSINPLLAPGWFAGYVELKHRAVNVRDIQTLNEIVGDTERPMGEALAEMFDVPLFRLIMIVALTNIGSLIATLLFPIVVLPWLAPEIGGVDALFGELLTGAENTLELIRGYFA, encoded by the coding sequence ATGAGCGATGCAGGCGACGCCGATGTGCCGGAGCCCCCGAAGCCGCCAACGGACGGAGCGGGGTCCGTTCACGTGCTCGGGACTGCACACGTCTCGCACGCGAGCGTCGACGACGTGCACGAAACGATCGATCGCGAGGACCCTGACATCGTCGCCGTCGAACTCGACGAGGGCCGATACAACCAGATGCAGGGCGGGACGCCCGAGGATATCGAGGCGGAAGACCTCCTCTCGGGGAACACCGTTTTTCAGTTTCTGGCCTACTGGATGCTCTCTTACGTCCAGTCGAGACTCGGCGACCGCTTCGATATCGAACCCGGAGCGGACATGCGCGCCGCCATCGAGGCCGCCGAACGGAACGGAAGCGGCGTCGCGCTCGTCGACCGAGACATTCAAGTGACGATTCAGCGGTTCTGGCAGCGATTATCCTTTACCGAGAAGTTGAAAATGGTCGGCGGACTCGCCCTCGGCGTTACCGACCCCCGGACCATCGGTCTCGCGTTCGGTGCCGTTGCCGGGATCTTCGCCGGGCTGCTGTTCGCCGCGTTTCTCGCGCCGCTGTTGGGACTCGGAGACCTGCTCTCGCTCGGTATCAGCGACCCGACGACGTTCCAGTACGTCGGTGCGGGCATGGGCGGTGCCATCGGCGGTGCGCTCATCGGCCTGCTCTTGCTCCCCTCGCTCGAGTCGGCCGGAGAATCGGCCGACGGGCTGCTCAGTGGCTTTTCGCTGCGGATACTCGCAGGGCTCGTGCTCGGGGTCGCCGCCTGTCTCGCCCTCGTCGCGACCGAGACGTTCGTCGGACCGCTCTCGGCCGACACCTTCGAGAGCGCCGGCGTCTACGCGATCCGCGGGACGGTCGGGATCCTCGCCGGCCTCGGCATCGGCGTCGCTCTCGGTGCCGTATTCGGGCTCCTCCTCGAGACCGCCAACGGCGACGTCGAGGATATCGACGAGATCGATATCGAGCAGATGACCGACGGTGACGTCGTCGCCGCGATGATGGAGGAGTTCCGCCGATTCAGCCCGCGCGGTGCGAACGCCCTGATCGACGAGCGCGACTCGTACATCGCACACAACCTCCACGAACTCCGCGAACAGGGCTACGACGTCGTCGCCGTCGTCGGTGCCGGACACAAGGCCGGGATCGAGCGTCACCTGGCGAACCCGGCGGGAATTCCCTCCCTCGAGTCCCTGTCGGGAGCCGCCTCCACGCGTCGGTTCTCCCCCGTGAAGATCATCGGCTACCTGATCATGATCGGCTTCGTCGGCTTTTTCTTCCTGTTGGTTATGGCCGGCGTACAAGACACCTTCTTGCTCCAGTTGTTCGCCGCGTGGTTCCTGTTCAACGGCTTTTTCGCGTTCACGCTCGCCCGCCTCGCCGGCGCACGCTGGACCAGCGCCGGCGTCGGCGGCGCGGTCGCGTGGCTGACGAGCATCAACCCGCTGTTGGCCCCCGGCTGGTTCGCCGGCTACGTCGAACTCAAACACCGGGCCGTCAACGTCCGGGACATTCAGACGCTCAACGAGATCGTCGGCGACACCGAGCGGCCGATGGGTGAGGCTCTCGCCGAGATGTTCGACGTCCCGCTGTTCCGGCTCATCATGATCGTGGCGTTGACCAACATCGGAAGCCTGATCGCCACCCTGTTGTTCCCGATCGTGGTACTGCCGTGGCTGGCACCCGAGATCGGCGGCGTCGACGCGCTGTTCGGCGAACTCCTCACCGGGGCCGAAAACACGCTCGAGCTGATTCGAGGGTACTTCGCATGA
- a CDS encoding zinc metalloprotease: MSVRTRQRSETELSFSDKELFDLALAWITLSVAFALLLAPIHLGRTDPITFVLAVGLSFVTVGVAFLLHELAHKVVAIEYGQIAEFRADYQMLFLAIMSALVGFLFAAPGAVYHRGRITKQENGHIALAGPVTNLLLAVLFFPLMVFPGILGTIGHLGVLINLFLAAFNMIPFGPLDGKSVLQWSKPVFAVVFGASVLLAIGFYSLFGIGLS, translated from the coding sequence ATGAGCGTTCGAACACGCCAGCGGTCGGAAACGGAGTTGAGCTTCAGCGACAAGGAACTGTTCGATCTCGCGCTGGCGTGGATCACGCTCTCGGTCGCGTTCGCCTTACTGCTGGCACCGATTCACCTCGGACGGACGGATCCGATCACGTTCGTGCTGGCGGTCGGGTTGAGTTTCGTCACCGTCGGCGTCGCGTTCCTGTTGCACGAACTCGCCCACAAGGTCGTCGCGATCGAGTACGGCCAGATCGCCGAGTTCCGCGCGGACTACCAGATGCTGTTCCTCGCGATCATGAGCGCGCTCGTCGGCTTCCTCTTCGCTGCACCGGGAGCCGTCTACCATCGGGGTCGGATCACGAAACAGGAAAACGGCCACATCGCGCTCGCCGGACCGGTTACGAACCTCCTGCTCGCGGTGCTCTTTTTCCCGCTCATGGTGTTCCCCGGCATCCTCGGGACGATCGGCCATCTCGGCGTCCTGATCAATCTGTTCCTCGCCGCGTTCAACATGATTCCGTTCGGCCCCCTCGACGGAAAGTCGGTCCTCCAGTGGAGCAAACCCGTCTTCGCGGTCGTATTCGGCGCGAGTGTACTCCTGGCTATCGGATTCTACTCGCTGTTCGGCATCGGTCTGTCCTAG
- the purM gene encoding phosphoribosylformylglycinamidine cyclo-ligase gives MTDSAGDGTEERLTYADTGVDIEASEDATAALLEAFGSDLTTEYAGLLDIGDRYLALATDGVGTKLLVAEAIADFSTIGIDCIAMNVNDLVAAGVEPVAFVDYLAVDEPSDDLTNEIGEGLAVGLEKSGMTLLGGETAVMPEVVNGFDLAGTCAGLAGKDEVLEGEARVGDVLVGFASNGVHSNGLTLAREAVTREHDYTDEFPPNPERTIGEELLRPTEIYTDLLESMREHGVRAAAHVTGGGWTNLLRMGEREYVIEDPFPAQPVFEFIQREGNVTDEEMHRTFNMGTGFVVAVPEATADAVVAETDGRVIGRVEDGESVEIRGLSLE, from the coding sequence ATGACCGATTCAGCGGGCGACGGGACCGAAGAGCGACTCACGTACGCCGATACCGGGGTCGACATCGAGGCCAGCGAGGACGCCACGGCGGCGCTGCTCGAGGCCTTCGGCAGCGACCTGACGACCGAGTACGCCGGCTTACTCGACATCGGCGACCGCTACCTCGCGCTGGCGACCGACGGCGTCGGCACGAAACTCCTCGTCGCGGAAGCGATCGCGGACTTCTCGACGATCGGCATCGACTGCATCGCGATGAACGTCAACGACCTCGTCGCCGCGGGCGTCGAACCCGTCGCGTTCGTCGACTACCTCGCCGTCGACGAGCCGAGCGACGACCTCACCAACGAGATCGGCGAAGGGCTCGCGGTCGGCCTCGAGAAGTCCGGCATGACCCTCCTCGGCGGCGAGACCGCGGTCATGCCCGAGGTCGTCAACGGGTTCGATCTCGCCGGTACCTGCGCCGGCCTGGCCGGGAAAGACGAGGTGCTCGAGGGCGAGGCTCGGGTCGGCGACGTGCTCGTCGGTTTCGCTTCGAACGGCGTCCATTCGAACGGACTGACGCTCGCCCGCGAGGCGGTGACGCGCGAGCACGACTACACCGACGAGTTCCCGCCGAACCCGGAGCGAACGATCGGCGAGGAACTGCTCCGACCGACCGAGATCTACACCGACCTGCTCGAGTCGATGCGCGAGCACGGCGTTCGCGCCGCGGCCCACGTTACGGGCGGCGGCTGGACGAACCTGCTCCGGATGGGCGAGCGCGAGTACGTGATCGAGGATCCGTTCCCGGCCCAGCCGGTCTTCGAGTTCATCCAGCGAGAAGGGAACGTGACCGACGAGGAGATGCACCGCACGTTCAACATGGGCACCGGCTTCGTCGTCGCCGTCCCCGAAGCGACGGCCGACGCGGTAGTCGCCGAGACCGACGGGCGGGTGATCGGTCGCGTGGAAGACGGCGAGAGCGTGGAGATTCGCGGCCTCTCGCTCGAGTAA
- the dpsA gene encoding DNA starvation/stationary phase protection protein DpsA, with protein sequence MSTQKTVRQQADEVEGNELRLEQEKAGQIVDALNTELANAYVLYHQLKKHHWVVEGAEFLPLHEFLEEAYEHVEEGADHVAERAQALGGVPVSGPTNLENRATVEFEGEDVYDARTMFQNDLEMYGDIIESMRDSIELAENLGDPATSEILREILVTLEEDGHHFEHYLEDDTLVLEEATK encoded by the coding sequence ATGAGCACTCAAAAGACCGTCCGCCAACAGGCCGATGAGGTCGAGGGGAACGAACTTCGACTCGAGCAAGAGAAGGCCGGACAGATCGTCGACGCGCTGAACACGGAGCTGGCGAACGCGTACGTGCTGTACCATCAGCTCAAAAAGCACCACTGGGTCGTCGAGGGCGCGGAGTTCCTGCCGCTCCACGAGTTCCTCGAGGAAGCCTACGAACACGTCGAGGAAGGCGCAGACCACGTCGCCGAGCGTGCGCAGGCGCTTGGCGGGGTTCCCGTCTCCGGCCCGACGAACCTAGAGAACCGCGCGACCGTCGAGTTCGAGGGTGAGGACGTCTACGACGCCCGAACGATGTTCCAGAACGACCTCGAGATGTACGGCGACATCATCGAGTCGATGCGCGACAGCATCGAACTCGCGGAGAACCTGGGCGATCCCGCCACCTCAGAAATCCTGCGCGAGATCCTCGTCACGCTCGAGGAAGACGGCCACCACTTCGAACACTACCTCGAGGACGATACGCTGGTGCTCGAGGAAGCGACGAAGTAA